One genomic segment of Podarcis raffonei isolate rPodRaf1 chromosome 7, rPodRaf1.pri, whole genome shotgun sequence includes these proteins:
- the LOC128417446 gene encoding transmembrane protein 68-like isoform X1, giving the protein MISSFSYFEQEEVTWLMDLLKNWMYPNNYLGIFTDYTVYLLVILTPFIILLSPVLVILGCIYLSNFLLNIYKIKIKVKGDDYLSKSWDTGRRAVLYLWDMYGTVWHGYEVHGMDKVPEGPGLVVFYHGAFPLDYFYFVSRLYLQTGRLCQSVVDYHFSKIPGIKLFYKVHGLTHDGREECVEILRKGYLLGVLPGGAREALFSDENYSLLWGSRKGFAHVARDAKVPIIPIFTKNLREGYRALGKIWPFKWLYERTRWPIVPVYGGFPVKFCSYVGDPIPYDPNITVEELVEKTKTAIEDLRDKHQKMPGSIQRALLERFYKIPS; this is encoded by the exons ATGATCAGTTCATTTTCTTATTTTGAACAAGAAGAAGTGACGTGGCTCATGGACCTCCTGAAAAATTGGATGTATCCAAATAATTATCTAGGGATTTTCACAGATTATACAGTGTACCTCTTGGTGATATTAACACCATTCATAATTCTGCTGTCACCTGTCTTAGTCATTCTTGGATGTATTTACCTTTCTAATTTTCTTCTGAATATTTACAAGATAAAGATTAAGGTAAAAGGAGATGATTATCTCAGTAAGTCATGGGACACTGGAAGGAGGGCAGTGCTTTATCTTTGGGACATGTATGGCACAGTGTGGCATG GTTATGAGGTGCACGGGATGGATAAAGTACCAGAAGGACCAGGGCTTGTTGTATTTTACCATGGAGCCTTTCCTCTAGACTATTTCTACTTTGTATCTAGACTCTATTTGCAGACAGGCAGACTCTGCCAATCAGTGGTTGATTACCATTTTTCCAAAATACCAG GTATCAAACTGTTTTATAAAGTACATGGCCTTACACATGATGGAAGAGAGGAATGTGTTGAAATTCTGAGAAAGGGATACTTGCTTGGAGTCTTACCAGGTGGAGCCCGAGAAGCACTTTTTAGTGACGAAAACTACAGTCTCTTGTGGGGTAGCCGCAAAGGCTTTGCTCACGTGGCCAGAGATGCAAAAGTG CCTATCATCCCTATATTTACAAAAAATCTTCGGGAAGGATACAGAGCACTTGGAAAAATAT GGCCATTTAAGTGGCTGTATGAACGTACCAGATGGCCAATTGTTCCTGTATATGGAGGGTTTCCAGTCAAATTTTGCTCCTATGTAGGAGATCCCATTCCTTATGATCCGAATATAACAGTTGAAGAACTAGTTGAAAAG ACAAAGACAGCAATAGAAGATCTCAGAGATAAACACCAAAAAATGCCAGGTAGCATACAAAGAGCACTGTTGGAACGATTTTATAAGATTCCAAGTTAA
- the LOC128417446 gene encoding transmembrane protein 68-like isoform X2, protein MISSFSYFEQEEVTWLMDLLKNWMYPNNYLGIFTDYTVYLLVILTPFIILLSPVLVILGCIYLSNFLLNIYKIKIKVKGDDYLSKSWDTGRRAVLYLWDMYGTVWHGIKLFYKVHGLTHDGREECVEILRKGYLLGVLPGGAREALFSDENYSLLWGSRKGFAHVARDAKVPIIPIFTKNLREGYRALGKIWPFKWLYERTRWPIVPVYGGFPVKFCSYVGDPIPYDPNITVEELVEKTKTAIEDLRDKHQKMPGSIQRALLERFYKIPS, encoded by the exons ATGATCAGTTCATTTTCTTATTTTGAACAAGAAGAAGTGACGTGGCTCATGGACCTCCTGAAAAATTGGATGTATCCAAATAATTATCTAGGGATTTTCACAGATTATACAGTGTACCTCTTGGTGATATTAACACCATTCATAATTCTGCTGTCACCTGTCTTAGTCATTCTTGGATGTATTTACCTTTCTAATTTTCTTCTGAATATTTACAAGATAAAGATTAAGGTAAAAGGAGATGATTATCTCAGTAAGTCATGGGACACTGGAAGGAGGGCAGTGCTTTATCTTTGGGACATGTATGGCACAGTGTGGCATG GTATCAAACTGTTTTATAAAGTACATGGCCTTACACATGATGGAAGAGAGGAATGTGTTGAAATTCTGAGAAAGGGATACTTGCTTGGAGTCTTACCAGGTGGAGCCCGAGAAGCACTTTTTAGTGACGAAAACTACAGTCTCTTGTGGGGTAGCCGCAAAGGCTTTGCTCACGTGGCCAGAGATGCAAAAGTG CCTATCATCCCTATATTTACAAAAAATCTTCGGGAAGGATACAGAGCACTTGGAAAAATAT GGCCATTTAAGTGGCTGTATGAACGTACCAGATGGCCAATTGTTCCTGTATATGGAGGGTTTCCAGTCAAATTTTGCTCCTATGTAGGAGATCCCATTCCTTATGATCCGAATATAACAGTTGAAGAACTAGTTGAAAAG ACAAAGACAGCAATAGAAGATCTCAGAGATAAACACCAAAAAATGCCAGGTAGCATACAAAGAGCACTGTTGGAACGATTTTATAAGATTCCAAGTTAA
- the LOC128417446 gene encoding transmembrane protein 68-like isoform X3 yields MDKVPEGPGLVVFYHGAFPLDYFYFVSRLYLQTGRLCQSVVDYHFSKIPGIKLFYKVHGLTHDGREECVEILRKGYLLGVLPGGAREALFSDENYSLLWGSRKGFAHVARDAKVPIIPIFTKNLREGYRALGKIWPFKWLYERTRWPIVPVYGGFPVKFCSYVGDPIPYDPNITVEELVEKTKTAIEDLRDKHQKMPGSIQRALLERFYKIPS; encoded by the exons ATGGATAAAGTACCAGAAGGACCAGGGCTTGTTGTATTTTACCATGGAGCCTTTCCTCTAGACTATTTCTACTTTGTATCTAGACTCTATTTGCAGACAGGCAGACTCTGCCAATCAGTGGTTGATTACCATTTTTCCAAAATACCAG GTATCAAACTGTTTTATAAAGTACATGGCCTTACACATGATGGAAGAGAGGAATGTGTTGAAATTCTGAGAAAGGGATACTTGCTTGGAGTCTTACCAGGTGGAGCCCGAGAAGCACTTTTTAGTGACGAAAACTACAGTCTCTTGTGGGGTAGCCGCAAAGGCTTTGCTCACGTGGCCAGAGATGCAAAAGTG CCTATCATCCCTATATTTACAAAAAATCTTCGGGAAGGATACAGAGCACTTGGAAAAATAT GGCCATTTAAGTGGCTGTATGAACGTACCAGATGGCCAATTGTTCCTGTATATGGAGGGTTTCCAGTCAAATTTTGCTCCTATGTAGGAGATCCCATTCCTTATGATCCGAATATAACAGTTGAAGAACTAGTTGAAAAG ACAAAGACAGCAATAGAAGATCTCAGAGATAAACACCAAAAAATGCCAGGTAGCATACAAAGAGCACTGTTGGAACGATTTTATAAGATTCCAAGTTAA
- the LOC128417449 gene encoding transmembrane protein 68-like, whose product MLLMLSQAIYISMFCMMYIFSFLLYIYKKMNNIVQDTSTEAWVTPRRWLTSALDIIGKIWHGYEVIGTEHIPEGPAVIVYYHGAFVLDYMLFVARLYTLTGRHIYSVADNGLYLLPGVRPLLELFFCLKGNKDECVKFLKKGHLLGIAPGGLREGNFSDENYNLVWGKRTGFAQVALQAKVPIIPMFTQNLREGYRTYGKISLLKWLYEKTRIFILPIYGGFPVKFRTYIGEPIPYDPDITAKELAEKTKIALENIRNKYQKRPGNILRALLERFDKYHKEN is encoded by the exons ATGCTTTTAATGCTGTCACAGGCAATATATATCTCCATGTTTTGCATGATGTACATTTTTAGCTTTCTTCTCTATATTTACAAGAAAATGAATAACATAGTTCAAGACACTTCTACTGAAGCATGGGTCACACCAAGAAGGTGGCTTACAAGTGCTTTGGATATAATTGGAAAGATATGGCATG GTTATGAAGTTATTGGCACAGAGCATATACCAGAAGGACCAGCGGTAATTGTTTATTATCATGGAGCTTTTGTTTTGGATTATATGCTCTTTGTAGCTAGATTATATACACTGACTGGAAGACACATCTACAGTGTAGCTGATAATGGGTTGTATCTACTACCAG GTGTCAGACCACTTCTTGAATTATTTTTTTGCCTAAAAGGCAATAAAGATGAATGTGTGAAATTTCTGAAGAAGGGCCATTTATTGGGGATTGCACCTGGTGGACTTAGAGAAGGAAACTTTAGTGATGAGAACTACAACCTGGTGTGGGGTAAACGTACAGGTTTTGCACAAGTGGCTTTACAGGCCAAAGTG CCCATCATTCCTATGTTTACACAAAATCTTCGAGAAGGATACAGAACATATGGGAAAATAT CACTACTGAAGTGGCTGTATGAGAAGACTCGGATATTTATCCTTCCCATTTATGGAGGGTTTCCAGTCAAATTCCGCACATATATTGGAGAACCCATCCCATATGATCCGGATATCACTGCTAAGGAGCTGGCTGAAAAA ACAAAGATTGCCCTTGAAAATATTCGAAACAAATACCAAAAGAGACCAGGAAATATATTAAGAGCCCTCTTAGAACGATTTGATAAATATCACAAAGAGAACTAG